Proteins from a single region of Candidatus Methylomirabilota bacterium:
- a CDS encoding redox-sensing transcriptional repressor Rex, translated as MARRSPFKIPRIPEMTVRRLSVYTRSLQQLEEDGVKTISSQELAERFSLNSAQVRKDLAYFGEFGVRGIGYYVSGLKAELQRILGLDREWQVALVGFGNLGSALFHYKGFARQGFRISTIFDEDPAKWGKAVDSVKIQPMEDLPREAKARNLQIAIVAVPGESAQAVTEKLVAAGIKTILNFAPGRIKAGKDVRLKNVDLAIELETLSFYLAQGSR; from the coding sequence ATGGCGCGAAGGTCACCGTTCAAGATCCCCCGGATTCCGGAGATGACGGTGCGCCGCCTGTCCGTCTACACCCGCAGCCTCCAGCAGCTCGAGGAGGACGGGGTGAAGACGATCTCTTCGCAGGAGCTCGCCGAGCGCTTCAGCCTCAACTCGGCCCAGGTGCGGAAGGACCTCGCCTACTTCGGAGAGTTCGGCGTGCGCGGCATCGGCTACTACGTCTCCGGGCTCAAGGCCGAGCTGCAGCGCATCCTGGGGCTCGACCGGGAGTGGCAGGTGGCGCTGGTCGGCTTCGGCAATCTGGGCTCCGCCCTCTTCCACTACAAGGGCTTCGCGCGGCAAGGCTTCCGGATCTCCACGATCTTCGACGAGGATCCGGCCAAGTGGGGCAAGGCGGTGGACAGCGTGAAGATCCAGCCGATGGAGGACCTGCCCCGCGAGGCGAAGGCGCGGAATCTTCAGATCGCCATCGTGGCGGTGCCGGGGGAGTCGGCGCAGGCGGTCACCGAGAAGCTGGTGGCGGCCGGGATCAAGACCATCCTCAATTTTGCGCCGGGCCGCATCAAGGCGGGCAAGGACGTCCGCCTGAAGAACGTGGACCTGGCCATCGAGCTGGAGACGCTGTCCTTCTATCTGGCCCAGGGCTCCCGCTGA
- a CDS encoding AtpZ/AtpI family protein: MAPAEERPPRSQTAQLVNLGTLLFACVAVGLAAGYFADWLLGTRPWLTLVGLGFGIAAAAVNFYRILKTLNGQDDDR; encoded by the coding sequence ATGGCTCCGGCCGAGGAGAGGCCGCCGCGGAGTCAGACCGCACAGCTCGTCAATCTCGGGACGCTGCTGTTCGCTTGCGTGGCGGTCGGCCTCGCCGCCGGGTACTTCGCGGATTGGCTGCTGGGCACGCGACCGTGGCTGACGCTGGTCGGCCTTGGCTTCGGCATCGCGGCGGCGGCGGTGAACTTCTACCGGATCCTCAAGACACTGAACGGGCAGGATGACGATCGCTGA
- the ugpE gene encoding sn-glycerol-3-phosphate ABC transporter permease UgpE, which yields MSAVDTTRLEQVRARADVAPRRRGVPWGSVLLHALLIACIAVVVFPLYFAFVVSTQDLQQVVQRPPRLLPSSHLLENYAQAWRKANMGVMLWNSAIMAVAVAVGKIVISMLSAFAIVYFDFRGRVLCFWMIFVTLMLPVPVRLMSTYEVIGTLGWLDSYQGLTVPLMASATATFLFRQFYLTIPNEMAEAAQLDGAGPLRFLWRFLLPLSWANIAALFVVLFIFGWNQYLWPLMITNTEAMRTVVIGLEQLIPRSGTELPTWNLIMAGAMMALLPPVAIIILMQRWFVKGLVEAEK from the coding sequence ATGAGCGCGGTCGACACGACCCGGCTCGAGCAGGTCCGGGCGCGCGCGGACGTCGCGCCCCGCCGGCGGGGCGTGCCGTGGGGCTCGGTGCTCCTGCACGCACTGCTGATCGCGTGCATCGCGGTGGTGGTGTTCCCCCTCTACTTCGCCTTCGTGGTCTCCACCCAGGACCTGCAGCAGGTGGTGCAGCGGCCGCCCCGCCTGCTGCCGTCGTCGCACCTGCTCGAGAACTACGCGCAGGCGTGGCGCAAGGCCAACATGGGCGTCATGCTCTGGAACAGCGCGATCATGGCGGTGGCGGTGGCGGTGGGCAAGATCGTCATCTCGATGCTCTCCGCGTTCGCGATCGTGTACTTCGACTTCCGCGGCCGCGTGCTCTGCTTCTGGATGATCTTCGTCACCCTGATGCTGCCGGTGCCGGTGCGCCTCATGTCCACCTACGAGGTCATCGGCACGCTCGGCTGGCTCGACAGCTACCAGGGCCTCACGGTGCCCCTGATGGCCTCGGCCACCGCCACCTTCCTGTTCCGCCAGTTCTACCTCACGATTCCCAACGAGATGGCGGAGGCGGCCCAGCTGGACGGAGCGGGCCCGCTGCGCTTCCTGTGGCGCTTCCTGCTGCCGCTGTCGTGGGCCAACATCGCCGCGCTGTTCGTGGTGCTCTTCATCTTCGGCTGGAACCAGTATCTCTGGCCGCTCATGATCACCAACACCGAGGCGATGCGCACGGTGGTGATCGGGCTCGAGCAGCTGATCCCACGCAGCGGGACCGAGCTGCCGACCTGGAACCTGATCATGGCGGGCGCGATGATGGCCCTCCTGCCGCCGGTGGCCATCATCATCCTGATGCAGCGCTGGTTCGTGAAGGGGCTGGTGGAGGCCGAGAAGTGA
- a CDS encoding ABC transporter permease subunit: MPRTVFRNRWLPYALVAPQMAVTVLFFFWPALKSLQLSLYRVSPFGDRSTFVGLENFQKLLADREYYASVVNSFVFAGGVTVLAVLGALILAGLATQKIRGLAVYRTLLLWPYGIAPAVAGIIFLFIFHPSYGILPYVLSFVTAYEFNWLLKGWVAMTLVIVATAWTHLGYNIAFYIAGLLAIPSSVIEAADVDGAGPIRRFTAIVFPLVSPITFYLVVLNMVFAFFESFGTIDAVTKGGPGQATEIMVYKLYKDGFIGLNLGSSGAQSVILMAMVIALTVLQFRFAEKKVTYR; the protein is encoded by the coding sequence ATGCCGCGGACGGTCTTCCGGAACCGGTGGCTGCCCTACGCGCTGGTGGCGCCGCAGATGGCGGTCACCGTGCTCTTCTTTTTCTGGCCGGCGCTCAAATCGCTGCAGCTCTCCCTGTACCGGGTCTCGCCCTTCGGTGACCGGTCCACCTTCGTGGGCCTCGAGAACTTCCAGAAGCTGCTCGCCGACCGGGAGTACTACGCGAGCGTGGTCAATTCGTTCGTGTTCGCCGGTGGCGTGACCGTGCTCGCGGTGCTGGGAGCGCTGATCCTGGCCGGGCTCGCGACGCAGAAGATCCGCGGGCTCGCCGTATACCGCACGCTGCTGCTGTGGCCCTACGGCATCGCGCCCGCGGTGGCCGGCATCATCTTCCTGTTCATCTTCCATCCCTCGTACGGGATCCTGCCGTACGTCCTGTCGTTCGTGACCGCCTACGAGTTCAACTGGCTGCTCAAGGGCTGGGTGGCCATGACCCTGGTGATCGTGGCCACCGCGTGGACGCACCTCGGCTACAACATCGCGTTCTACATCGCGGGCCTGCTGGCCATCCCCTCCTCGGTCATCGAGGCCGCCGACGTGGACGGGGCGGGGCCGATCCGTCGCTTCACCGCCATCGTGTTCCCACTCGTCTCGCCGATCACGTTCTACCTGGTGGTGCTCAACATGGTCTTCGCGTTCTTCGAGTCCTTCGGGACCATCGACGCGGTGACCAAGGGCGGCCCCGGGCAGGCCACCGAGATCATGGTGTACAAGCTCTACAAGGACGGCTTCATCGGGCTGAATCTCGGCTCCTCGGGCGCGCAGTCGGTGATCCTGATGGCCATGGTCATCGCGCTGACCGTTCTGCAATTCCGCTTCGCGGAGAAGAAGGTCACCTACCGATGA
- a CDS encoding ATP synthase subunit I: protein MTIADLAARVTWSGAAGVAAMTAGAWGLAGADAAAGVAGGGGIALLNFRWLARDVGRATGMIAEGRGGAGRIGRIGLRQLVTFGGLGLLIAQGWAHPVGVGVGLAALPLVLLAEGLLDARREASRPDA, encoded by the coding sequence ATGACGATCGCTGATCTCGCGGCGCGGGTGACCTGGAGCGGAGCCGCCGGCGTGGCCGCGATGACCGCCGGCGCCTGGGGCCTCGCGGGGGCCGACGCCGCGGCCGGCGTGGCGGGAGGCGGGGGCATCGCGCTGCTGAACTTCCGCTGGCTGGCGCGCGACGTGGGACGGGCCACCGGCATGATCGCCGAGGGCCGGGGCGGCGCGGGACGGATCGGGCGCATCGGGCTGCGCCAGCTGGTGACCTTCGGCGGCCTCGGGCTGCTGATCGCGCAGGGCTGGGCGCACCCGGTGGGCGTGGGCGTCGGCCTGGCCGCGCTACCGCTGGTGCTGCTGGCCGAGGGGCTGCTGGACGCGCGGCGCGAGGCCTCGCGGCCCGACGCGTAG
- the glpK gene encoding glycerol kinase GlpK, with product MTARRFVLALDQGTTGSTALVVDADGALRARGYAELPQHYPRPGWVEHDPAQIWATTERAAAEALTAAGVGAAEIAAVGIANQRETAILWDRASGRPVHNAIVWQCRRTAALCDRLKADGVEPELRRKTGLVVDPYFSGTKIRWMLDHDPALRPRAERGELCFGTVDSWLLWQLTGGAVHATDPSNASRTLCYDIHRGQWDEGLCRTLGVPRELLPEVKPSAGVFGETASRDGALPGGIPVAGIAGDQQAALFGQACVEPGMAKNTYGTGCFALLNTGGRAVASTEGLLTTVAWTVEGRTSYALEGAVFIAGAAVQWLRDGLGVIRQAAETQALAQSVPDAGGVYLVPAFVGLGAPYWDPYARGTLVGITRGTTRAHLARAALEAIAYQSRDVLDTMKRESGVVLSTLRVDGGAAANDFLCQFQADVLGVEVLRPSVTETTGLGAAYLAGVGTGLWKSGDLGRRWRLERRFTPTMSEDAREAAYAGWRRAVERARGWIEPDTRRT from the coding sequence GTGACCGCGCGCCGCTTCGTCCTGGCGCTGGACCAGGGCACCACCGGCTCCACCGCGCTGGTCGTGGATGCCGACGGCGCGCTGCGCGCGCGAGGCTACGCCGAGCTGCCGCAACACTATCCGCGGCCCGGCTGGGTGGAGCACGATCCCGCCCAGATCTGGGCCACCACCGAGCGGGCGGCCGCCGAGGCGCTGACCGCGGCCGGCGTCGGCGCGGCCGAGATCGCCGCGGTGGGCATCGCCAACCAGCGCGAGACCGCCATCCTCTGGGACCGCGCCTCCGGCCGTCCCGTCCACAACGCCATCGTGTGGCAGTGCCGGCGGACCGCCGCGCTCTGCGACCGGCTCAAGGCCGACGGGGTCGAGCCGGAGCTTCGCCGGAAGACCGGGCTGGTCGTCGATCCGTACTTCTCGGGGACGAAGATCCGCTGGATGCTCGATCACGATCCCGCGCTGCGGCCGCGGGCCGAGCGCGGGGAGCTGTGCTTCGGCACCGTGGACTCGTGGCTGCTCTGGCAGCTCACCGGCGGCGCGGTGCACGCCACCGACCCCTCGAACGCCTCGCGCACGCTCTGCTACGACATCCACCGCGGGCAGTGGGACGAGGGCCTCTGCCGCACGCTCGGGGTGCCGCGGGAGCTCCTGCCCGAGGTGAAGCCGTCGGCCGGCGTGTTCGGGGAGACGGCCTCGCGCGACGGCGCGCTGCCGGGCGGAATCCCGGTGGCGGGGATCGCGGGCGACCAGCAGGCCGCGCTGTTCGGCCAGGCGTGCGTCGAGCCGGGCATGGCCAAGAACACGTACGGCACTGGCTGCTTCGCGCTGCTGAACACGGGCGGACGCGCGGTGGCGTCCACCGAGGGATTGCTCACCACGGTGGCCTGGACGGTGGAGGGCCGCACGTCGTACGCCCTCGAGGGCGCGGTGTTCATCGCGGGGGCGGCGGTGCAGTGGCTGCGCGACGGCCTCGGGGTCATCCGCCAGGCGGCGGAGACGCAGGCCCTGGCCCAGTCGGTGCCGGATGCCGGCGGGGTCTATCTCGTGCCCGCCTTCGTGGGCCTGGGCGCGCCGTACTGGGACCCGTACGCGCGCGGCACGCTGGTGGGCATCACCCGCGGCACCACGCGCGCGCACCTCGCGCGGGCCGCGCTCGAGGCCATCGCCTACCAGAGCCGCGACGTGCTCGACACGATGAAGCGCGAGTCCGGCGTGGTCCTCAGCACCCTGCGCGTCGACGGCGGGGCCGCGGCCAACGACTTCCTCTGCCAGTTCCAGGCCGACGTGCTCGGCGTCGAGGTGCTGCGGCCCTCGGTGACCGAGACCACCGGGCTGGGCGCGGCGTACCTGGCCGGGGTGGGGACGGGACTCTGGAAGAGCGGCGATCTCGGGCGGCGCTGGCGGCTGGAGCGGCGCTTCACGCCCACGATGAGCGAGGACGCGCGCGAGGCGGCCTACGCGGGCTGGCGCCGCGCGGTGGAGCGCGCGCGCGGCTGGATCGAACCCGACACGAGGAGGACATGA
- a CDS encoding ABC transporter ATP-binding protein — MIVGIRGVVKRFGAVTAVNAVDLTVADGELFTLLGPSGCGKTTLLRLLAGFDQPDAGTIRFGDRVVNGLPPYERGIGMVFQNYALWPHMTVADNVCYGLRLRRLPGEEVARRLHEGLRKVNLVGFEARYPGQLSGGQQQRVALARALVLNPDILLLDEPLSNLDAKIRIQVRAEIRRLQQDLRITTVYVTHDQEEALSLSDRVAVMRDGHVLQVGRPRELYERPRTRFVADFVGTNNLVPGEVHGVDAHARGDLLVRTALGPLRAIADAAVSGRCVLAVRPENVAVGAPDAGDGNRVAGTVSLVSYLGNTLRYDVETECGLVLKADIRDPWHHEPLPVGRPVTLSFPASVTLALSDDA, encoded by the coding sequence ATGATCGTCGGCATCCGGGGCGTGGTGAAGCGGTTCGGCGCCGTCACCGCGGTGAACGCGGTGGACCTCACGGTGGCGGACGGCGAGCTGTTCACCCTGCTGGGCCCGTCGGGCTGCGGCAAGACCACGCTGCTGCGCCTGCTCGCCGGCTTCGACCAGCCGGACGCGGGCACCATCCGCTTCGGCGACCGCGTGGTCAACGGCCTGCCGCCGTACGAGCGGGGCATCGGCATGGTGTTCCAGAACTATGCGCTCTGGCCGCACATGACGGTGGCCGACAACGTCTGCTACGGGCTGCGGCTGCGCCGGCTGCCCGGCGAGGAAGTCGCGCGGCGGCTGCACGAAGGGCTCCGCAAGGTCAACCTGGTGGGCTTCGAAGCCCGCTATCCCGGCCAGCTGTCCGGCGGCCAGCAGCAGCGGGTGGCCCTCGCGCGCGCCCTCGTGCTGAATCCCGACATCCTGCTGCTCGACGAGCCGCTGTCGAATCTGGACGCCAAGATCCGCATCCAGGTGCGGGCGGAGATCCGCCGGCTCCAGCAGGATCTGCGGATCACCACGGTCTACGTGACCCACGACCAGGAGGAAGCGCTCTCCCTCTCCGATCGGGTCGCGGTGATGCGCGACGGCCACGTGCTGCAGGTGGGCCGGCCCCGGGAGCTGTACGAGCGGCCGCGCACCCGCTTCGTGGCCGACTTCGTCGGCACCAACAACCTGGTGCCCGGCGAGGTGCACGGGGTCGACGCGCACGCGCGGGGCGATCTGCTGGTCCGCACCGCGCTCGGCCCGCTGCGCGCCATCGCCGACGCGGCCGTCTCGGGCCGCTGCGTGCTCGCGGTGCGCCCGGAGAACGTGGCGGTGGGCGCGCCCGACGCGGGCGACGGCAACCGGGTGGCCGGCACGGTCAGCCTCGTGTCCTACCTGGGCAACACGCTCCGCTACGACGTCGAGACGGAGTGCGGGCTCGTGCTCAAGGCCGACATCCGCGATCCGTGGCACCACGAGCCGCTGCCGGTGGGACGGCCGGTCACGCTCAGCTTTCCCGCGTCGGTGACCCTCGCCCTCTCCGACGATGCGTAG
- a CDS encoding ATP synthase F0 subunit C — MPRILTMTFMAILAVPGLAWAQAAATAGSGDLAKALAVLAAGLGFGLAAGLCGIGQGRAAGQAVDAMARQPGAIARIQTAMLLGLAFIESLVLFVFVIAVILLFVKS; from the coding sequence GTGCCACGCATTCTCACGATGACCTTCATGGCGATTCTGGCGGTCCCCGGGCTGGCCTGGGCGCAGGCGGCGGCCACCGCCGGCAGCGGTGACCTGGCCAAGGCCCTCGCCGTCCTGGCGGCCGGTCTGGGCTTCGGTCTGGCCGCGGGCCTCTGCGGTATCGGTCAGGGCCGCGCGGCGGGACAGGCGGTGGACGCGATGGCCCGGCAGCCCGGCGCGATCGCGCGGATCCAGACCGCCATGCTCCTCGGCCTGGCCTTCATCGAGTCGCTCGTGCTGTTCGTGTTCGTGATCGCGGTCATCCTGCTGTTCGTGAAGTCGTAG
- the atpB gene encoding F0F1 ATP synthase subunit A: MIEHPPILHLPAVPDHVLYTWIVMAILAVVAIVATRRLSLVPSGTQNFMEMVLEQFVKEMDETVGHGGRAYLPLIMTLGLFILTSNLMGLVPGLIAPTANLNTTAACALIVFVTYHVIGVRKQGFIPYMKHFAGPVPTALKPLMFVIEIISHCARPLSLSLRLFGNMMAGHILLAIFFFMMGFDGMLGWALSGTLGGIVVGAPAALIMVVFVVGFLLPLKILVAFIQTFIFCKLAMLYIAAAVEEAEHH; encoded by the coding sequence ATGATCGAGCACCCGCCGATCCTGCACCTGCCCGCCGTGCCCGACCACGTCCTCTATACGTGGATCGTCATGGCCATCCTGGCGGTGGTGGCCATCGTGGCGACGCGGCGCCTCTCGCTGGTGCCGTCCGGCACCCAGAACTTCATGGAGATGGTGCTGGAGCAGTTCGTGAAGGAGATGGACGAGACGGTGGGCCACGGGGGCCGCGCCTACCTGCCCCTGATCATGACCCTCGGCCTCTTCATCCTGACCTCGAACCTCATGGGGCTGGTGCCCGGGCTGATCGCCCCCACCGCGAATCTCAACACCACCGCGGCGTGTGCCCTCATCGTCTTCGTCACCTATCACGTCATCGGCGTCCGGAAGCAGGGGTTCATCCCCTACATGAAGCACTTCGCGGGGCCGGTGCCGACGGCGCTCAAGCCGCTGATGTTCGTCATCGAGATCATCAGTCACTGCGCCCGGCCGCTGTCGCTCTCGCTTCGTCTCTTCGGCAACATGATGGCCGGCCACATCCTCCTCGCCATCTTCTTCTTCATGATGGGCTTCGACGGGATGCTGGGCTGGGCCCTCTCGGGCACCCTCGGCGGCATCGTGGTGGGGGCGCCCGCGGCCCTGATCATGGTGGTGTTCGTGGTGGGCTTCCTGCTGCCGCTCAAGATCCTGGTGGCCTTCATCCAGACCTTCATCTTCTGCAAGCTCGCCATGCTGTACATCGCGGCGGCGGTCGAGGAAGCCGAGCATCACTGA
- a CDS encoding extracellular solute-binding protein, which translates to MMLRSIVTVALGLLGALGWLGGPAWAQAPVESELNLITPVSKFIHDAALKAFADYAKEKWNVAVKVNAIPAGTPVAYGRITEWKGKPEVDIFWGGESALFEKLAEQKLLQKVEISKEAWESIPVSIGKPKPIPLKDKDGYWVGTALEPYGLVYNPKRLQRLGVAPLKDWDDLLNPKLKGEVAQCAPTRSSSSNATYEVMLSLHGEDRGWEWLRKLAANTGHFTARSRDVPTVVAKGEFAAGFAVPSYMAFEEKLAGFDIKYVAPKNAFVTPEPMAILAGARNPKAARAFIEFLLTERGQRVFMERGLFPVTPKYKVAGAPGSTAEMAVEFTGGVRSYFDGEVANVYDEAVAAKRSEALKTRFRSDIEAKWDELKK; encoded by the coding sequence ATGATGCTGCGATCGATCGTCACGGTGGCTCTGGGATTGCTCGGCGCGCTGGGGTGGCTGGGCGGGCCCGCGTGGGCCCAGGCCCCCGTCGAGAGCGAGCTGAATCTGATCACGCCGGTGTCCAAGTTCATCCACGACGCGGCGCTGAAGGCCTTCGCGGACTACGCCAAGGAGAAGTGGAACGTCGCCGTGAAGGTCAACGCGATCCCGGCGGGCACGCCGGTCGCCTACGGGCGCATCACCGAATGGAAGGGCAAGCCCGAGGTGGACATCTTCTGGGGCGGCGAGTCGGCCCTCTTCGAGAAGCTGGCCGAGCAGAAGCTCTTGCAGAAGGTCGAGATCTCGAAGGAGGCCTGGGAGAGCATCCCGGTGTCCATCGGCAAGCCCAAGCCGATCCCGCTGAAGGACAAGGACGGCTACTGGGTCGGCACCGCCCTCGAGCCCTACGGGCTGGTCTACAACCCCAAGCGCCTGCAGCGTCTCGGGGTCGCGCCGCTCAAGGACTGGGACGACCTGCTGAACCCGAAGCTGAAGGGCGAGGTGGCCCAGTGCGCGCCGACCCGATCGTCGTCGTCGAACGCGACCTACGAGGTCATGCTGTCGCTGCATGGCGAGGACCGAGGCTGGGAGTGGCTGCGCAAGCTGGCGGCCAATACCGGCCACTTCACCGCGCGCAGCCGCGACGTGCCGACGGTGGTGGCCAAGGGCGAGTTCGCGGCCGGCTTCGCGGTGCCCTCCTACATGGCCTTCGAGGAGAAGCTGGCGGGCTTCGACATCAAGTACGTGGCCCCGAAGAATGCCTTCGTGACCCCCGAGCCGATGGCGATCCTGGCCGGCGCGCGCAATCCGAAGGCGGCACGGGCGTTCATCGAGTTCCTGCTCACCGAGCGCGGCCAGCGGGTGTTCATGGAGCGCGGCCTCTTCCCGGTGACTCCGAAGTACAAGGTGGCTGGCGCGCCCGGCTCGACCGCAGAGATGGCGGTGGAGTTCACCGGCGGGGTGCGCTCGTACTTCGACGGCGAGGTGGCCAACGTCTACGACGAGGCGGTGGCGGCCAAGCGGTCGGAGGCGCTCAAGACGCGCTTCCGCTCCGACATCGAGGCCAAGTGGGACGAGCTGAAGAAGTAG
- a CDS encoding glycerophosphodiester phosphodiesterase family protein produces the protein MRTLLLLTLALGGVAAVLGAVGAVAEPMVAPLYAAHRGGALLWPENSMLAFRNALAMGADFLELDVHLSRDGEVVVLHDPTLERTTTGTGPVRERTLAELQALQLKDRNGTAIPEPVPTLDQVVALAAAGKRQMLLEIKVDEQRRRYPGIEEKVFAVLDRHRFTPFAVVMAFEADIWRRVRQLRPDSRAGALYSPRTLPAARVESELQALHRAGVSFVGLHQGIVGPDVPRQARLAGLTLGVWTVNERDAIERFLTLGAGVVITDRPDLAKELLGR, from the coding sequence GTGAGAACGCTGCTGCTGCTGACCCTGGCCCTCGGGGGCGTGGCCGCGGTGCTCGGCGCGGTGGGCGCGGTCGCCGAGCCGATGGTGGCCCCGCTGTACGCGGCGCACCGCGGCGGAGCGCTCCTCTGGCCCGAGAACAGCATGCTCGCGTTTCGCAACGCGCTCGCGATGGGGGCCGACTTCCTGGAGCTGGACGTCCACCTGAGCCGCGACGGCGAGGTCGTGGTGCTCCACGATCCCACGCTCGAGCGCACCACCACCGGCACCGGGCCGGTGCGCGAGCGCACGCTGGCCGAGCTGCAGGCCCTGCAGCTGAAGGACCGCAACGGGACCGCGATCCCCGAGCCGGTCCCGACGCTGGACCAGGTGGTGGCCCTGGCCGCCGCGGGCAAGCGGCAGATGCTGCTCGAGATCAAGGTGGACGAGCAGCGGCGCCGCTATCCCGGGATCGAGGAGAAGGTGTTCGCGGTGCTCGATCGTCACCGCTTCACGCCCTTCGCGGTGGTGATGGCCTTCGAGGCCGATATCTGGCGCCGGGTCCGCCAGCTCCGGCCCGACTCGCGCGCCGGCGCGCTCTACTCGCCGCGCACGCTGCCGGCCGCCCGCGTGGAGTCGGAGCTGCAGGCGCTGCATCGGGCCGGCGTCTCCTTCGTCGGGCTCCACCAGGGGATCGTCGGCCCGGACGTGCCCAGGCAGGCGCGGCTGGCCGGGCTGACCCTCGGGGTGTGGACGGTGAACGAGCGCGACGCCATCGAGCGATTCCTCACCCTCGGGGCGGGGGTCGTCATCACGGATCGGCCCGATCTGGCCAAGGAGCTGCTCGGGCGGTGA
- a CDS encoding iron ABC transporter permease, with protein MRSRRLAPALGLGLIWAFLILFLIYPLGRIFYDAVTDEAGRWTLANFHDFFTDRFYLRSLWHSLILGLATVITSSVLGIAVAFLLVRYDFAGRSLFGFLTIIPIISPPLVGVLGFTFILGRAGTVNVLLMDAFDLLRPVNFLYGIHGVVLVETLHLFPMITLNVVDALGKVDPSLEEAAESVGARGFSKLWRVTLPLTTPGYVAGALLVFIWTFSDFATPLVLGVQDLLAPQAYLNIVQFVDRRIFRMGIVISALMVLLAVLFLLAARHYVAIKDYSSLSYSRIARRRLSPLRQALVVAFLSTLLLLSFIPYIGVTLASVGRGWALTPLPVAYTLQYYERVIVETPKFILNSFLYSGLAVAICILVGVPIAWLLGRSTVPGRGALDAVNTLILAVPGTAIGIAYIRAFHFDLPGFDRGLTSFWIVMPLVLAVRRLPYTVRGSFASLLLVHPSLEEAASSVGASGARTFRDVTLPLIWKGILVGGLFSFMTSLQEASAVLFLALGGWESITNGIFAFYIAGSANEAAALGVILIAVAAISVAIINRMAGTRMGGVFG; from the coding sequence ATGCGTAGCCGGCGCCTGGCGCCGGCGCTGGGCCTCGGACTGATCTGGGCGTTTCTGATCCTCTTCCTCATCTATCCCCTCGGCCGCATCTTCTACGACGCGGTCACCGACGAGGCCGGGCGTTGGACGCTCGCCAACTTCCACGATTTTTTCACCGACCGCTTCTACCTGCGCTCCCTCTGGCACTCGCTGATCCTGGGCCTGGCCACCGTGATCACCTCCTCGGTGCTGGGCATCGCGGTGGCCTTCCTGCTGGTGCGCTACGACTTCGCGGGGCGCAGCCTCTTCGGCTTCCTCACCATCATCCCGATCATCTCGCCGCCGCTGGTGGGGGTGCTCGGCTTCACCTTCATCCTCGGGCGCGCGGGCACCGTGAACGTGCTGCTGATGGACGCCTTCGACCTGCTGCGGCCGGTGAACTTCCTCTACGGCATTCACGGCGTGGTGCTGGTGGAGACCCTGCATCTCTTCCCGATGATCACCCTGAACGTGGTGGACGCCCTCGGCAAGGTCGACCCGTCGCTGGAGGAGGCGGCGGAGAGCGTGGGCGCGCGCGGCTTCAGCAAGCTCTGGCGGGTGACCCTGCCGCTGACCACGCCGGGCTACGTGGCGGGGGCCCTGCTCGTGTTCATCTGGACGTTTTCCGACTTCGCGACCCCGCTGGTGCTGGGCGTGCAGGACCTCCTGGCCCCGCAGGCCTACCTCAACATCGTGCAGTTCGTGGACCGGCGCATCTTCCGCATGGGCATCGTGATCTCCGCCCTCATGGTGCTGCTCGCGGTCCTCTTCCTGCTCGCGGCGCGGCACTACGTGGCGATCAAGGACTACTCGTCGCTGTCCTATTCGCGCATCGCCCGGCGGCGGCTGTCGCCGCTCCGCCAGGCGCTCGTGGTCGCGTTCCTGAGCACGCTCCTGCTGCTGTCGTTCATCCCCTACATCGGGGTGACGCTGGCGTCGGTGGGCCGCGGCTGGGCGCTCACCCCGCTGCCGGTGGCCTACACCCTGCAGTACTACGAGCGGGTGATCGTGGAGACGCCCAAGTTCATCCTGAACAGCTTCCTCTATTCCGGCCTCGCGGTGGCGATCTGCATCCTGGTCGGGGTGCCGATCGCGTGGCTGCTCGGCCGCTCCACCGTGCCCGGCCGCGGTGCGCTGGACGCGGTGAACACCCTGATCCTCGCGGTACCGGGCACCGCGATCGGCATCGCGTACATCCGCGCGTTCCACTTCGACCTGCCCGGGTTCGACCGCGGCTTGACCTCGTTCTGGATCGTCATGCCGCTGGTGCTGGCGGTGCGGCGCTTGCCCTACACGGTGCGCGGATCGTTCGCCTCGCTGCTGCTGGTGCACCCCTCGCTCGAGGAGGCGGCCTCCAGCGTGGGCGCCTCGGGCGCGCGCACCTTCCGCGACGTGACGCTGCCGCTGATCTGGAAGGGGATTCTGGTCGGCGGCCTGTTCTCGTTCATGACCTCGCTGCAGGAGGCCTCGGCGGTGCTCTTCCTCGCTCTCGGGGGCTGGGAGTCGATCACCAACGGCATCTTCGCCTTCTACATCGCGGGCAGCGCCAACGAGGCCGCCGCCCTGGGCGTCATCCTGATCGCCGTCGCCGCCATCAGCGTGGCCATCATCAACCGCATGGCGGGCACCCGCATGGGCGGCGTCTTCGGCTGA